ACCCTGGGGCTCATCCGGTTGTTGAAGTTCGACTTCATTCCCCAAGCACGCCGCTTCTTCAATGCTCGGCTCGACCTGGCGCTTGACCTGCTTCTGGCTCCTCCCTGACAACTTTGCAACAGCCGTGCCCCTCACACCATGGAAATTGCCGCAAATCACCGCTAACGGTATACTTCGGCGCGTTTGCCAGACACAAGACCTTCCAAGTCTGGTCCTACACCGCGATAAAACGCCTGAAGCTGGCATACTTCAATCCTGACCATCTAGAGAGTCTCGCCAAAATGAGCAACCCACATCCACATACCGTGATTATTGGCGGAGGAATTTCCGGTCTGAGCACTGCCTGGTATCTTGAGCAGGGGCTGCGCGCCGCCGGATCTGACCTGCACTACACACTGCTTGAAGCAGGCAATAGATGGGGTGGCAAGATTCTCACTGAGACTGTTGACGGTTTTGGCTCACAGCCGTTCATTGTTGAGGGTGGTCCGGACTCCTTTATCACACAGAAACCATGGGCATTGGCGTTAGCGCGTGAATTGGGTATCGGTGACCGCGTACTGGGCACCAACGATTCACAACGCAAGACGTATGTGCTCAACCACGGGCGTCCGACTCCATTGCCGGATGGTGTACTGCTTATTGTGCCAACCCGGTTCATGCCGTTTGTCCGATCGTCGTTGATCTCGCCCCTGGGCAAACTGCGCATGGGGATGGATCTCTTTATCCCTCGCAGAAAAGACGACAGTGATGAAACCTTGGCTGATTTCATCAGGCGGCGGCTGGGACAAGAAGCGCTTGACAAGATTGCGGAACCCTTGCTGTCGGGCATCTACAACGCTGAAGCCGAGAGACAGAGTCTGCTGGCTACCTTCCCCCGCTTTCGAGCCCTGGAGACCCAACACGGTAGCCTGATCAAAGGCATGCTGGCCGCCCGCAGGCAAGCTTCTTCCAAAGGCTCCGCGCCCAAGCTGCCGCTCTTCACCACGTTTGTGGGAGGTACTTCAGAACTCGTCGATACACTGGTGGCCCGTCTGAATGGAGATCTGCGCGTTAATGCGCCCGTAACCGGGATCAAAGCGGCATCCGGAGGGAGATTCCTCGTTGAGTTAAGCACCGGTCCTGCGCTTGAGGCAGACGTCGTAGTCCTTGCCATCCCGGCCTACATAAGCGCCGCGCTTGTACGCAACTTCGCGCCGGAAGCCGCTTCCCTGCTGGACTCAATCCGCTACGTCAGCACGGGAACGATTTCGCTCGCTTATCGCACCGCGGACATCCCGAACGTTTTGAAGGGCTTTGGGCTGGTCATCCCCCACAGCGAGAAGCGCCCCATCAATGCCATAACGATCAGTTCAACAAAGTTCAAACAACGCGCGCCTGAGGGCTACACCCTGCTGCGTGTGTTCTTTGGCGGTTCGCGTAGCCCGGAGTCGATGGCGTTCGATGATAGCACGCTGCAGCAGGTTGTTCGCTCTGAACTCCGCGCGTTGTTAGGCATACAAGCAGCGCCGCTATTCGAACGCATCTACCGCTGGCACAACGGAAACCCGCAATACGACATCAACCATCTAAATCTGCTGGAGTCCATCGAAACGGCACTCCCGGCCGGGCTGTATCTGACCGGCAGCCCGTATCGCGGTGTAGGAATCCCGGACTGCGTCCATCAGGCCCAGCAAACGGCTGAACAAGTAGTCAACTTCCTTGTGGAACACCCGGCCAGCCACTAGTACCAACCCATCACAGATCTTCCTTAGAGGTAGATGAGAGTCCCTTCCAGACGCTTGTCGCTGTTTTCGTTCAACGCTATCCTCATAGAAACTCACTGAAATCATCAAAATACCACATAATTATGTAGATTTTGTGACTTTCTATTCAGGAGAGTGCCGTGTCGTCAAGCCTGCACCGTCCCATACCCAACCGGCCACAATCCTCCGCCACGACCCAGAAACGCGGTTCATCCCTGATCAAGCGCCAGTATGTGCGTTTCGCCTTCTACAAGACCGATCCCCTCTGGCGGCGGTTATCACCCGAGAAACAAGCGGAACAAAAACAGGAATTGCTGAAGACGATCCGCAGTTTTGGCCGTCGAATGCTGCTGCGTCCTTACAGCCTGATGGGTACGCGGGCCGATGCGGAGCTTCTCCTGTGGCAAATTGCCGAGAGCATTGAGCCGTTTCAGGCGCTGGCCACCGCGATCATGAGCACGCGCATGGGCGGTTATCTCCATCTCACTCATTCGTACCTGTCTCAGACGAAACGCTCTATCTACGAAATCCGTGACAATCCGGATGAAGACGCCGAACGGTTGGTCATCCAGCCTAGCGAAGCCAAGTACCTATTTGTGTACCCATTCGTCAAGACGCGCCCCTGGTATCGGCTCACACTCCCCGCGCGCCAGGACATGATGGACGAGCATATTCAGGTCGGGCGCAAATATCCGGCGGTAAAGTTGAATACAACCTACTCCTTCGGGCTCGACGATCAGGAATTCGTTGTGGCCTTTGAGACCGATGAGCCTTCGGACTTCCTGGACCTCGTCCAGGACCTACGTGAAACCGAGGCCAGCCTCTATACCTTACGGGATACCCCCCTGTTCACCTGTGTGCGGGTGGCGCTTGACGAGGCGCTTGATGCGCTGGGCGGCCCGCCGATCGCCGTTGCTCAGGAACCCGACAGACCTCACAGCGAGAGCGAGATAGAGGTCTGTCTTCTGGAAGACCTTCCACCCGGTGAGCGCAAACTGGTGTATCTCGACGGACAGCAGATCGCGGTCTTCAATGTGAATGGCACGCTGTACGCAATCACTAATCGCTGCACCCATGCCCGCGGCCCGCTCAGTGAAGGCACAGTCGAAACAAACGACGAAGGCTGCTCAGTAATCTGCCCCTGGCACTACGCCCGCTTTGACCTCGCATCCGGGCAGGTCATCGACGGTGTAGCTAGTATGGGAGTCGCCACCTACCGGGTGGAAGTACGCGAAGGTGTGATCTGGGTTGGCACCGCTGTCCGTAACTCCGCCAGCAAACGAGATCAGCCATGACCGATAGCCATCGTGATGCCCCGTACGACGCCGTCTTGATCGTGGCATTTGGCGGCCCGGAAGGGATGGAGGACGTTATGCCCTTCCTGGAGAACGTTTTGGCCGGCCGCAACGTTCCCCACTCCCGCATGCTGCAGGTGGCCGAGCACTATCGCCTGTTTAACGGAATCAGCCCGCTCAACAGCCAGATGCGAGCCCTCAAAGCGACCCTGCAGGCCGAACTGAACACCCATGGCCCACATCTGCCGGTGTATTGGGGCAACCGGAATTGGCATCCCTTTCTGGTCGAGACCCTGCGCCAGATGGCCCAGGATGGCGTACGTCGGGCATTGGCGCTGTTTACCAGCGCGTATAGCAGCTACTCAAGCTGCCGGCAGTATCGCGAGGACATTGCCCGCGCTCAGGCGGAGGTCGGTCCCACTGCCCCGCAGGTGGATAAGCTGCGCGTCTACTACAACCACCCCGGTTTCATCGCGCCGAATATCGCCAATCTACGGGATGCGTTGGAGCAAATCCCCCTAGATCGGCGGAAGGCCACAAGACTTGTCTTTACCGGGCACAGCCTGCCAATCGCGATGGCACGCTATAGCGCCTATGAGCACCAGTTACGCGAGGCCTGCCGTCTTGTGGCAGGGGGCGTCGATATTGGAGAATGGGATCTGGTCTTCCAGAGCCGCAGCGGATCGCCCCAGACACCCTGGCTTGGGCCCGACATTCTCGATCATATGAGCGTCCTCCGCGATCAGGGCGCTGGTGATGTCATTGTGCATCCCATCGGGTTCATCTCCGATCATATGGAGGTTTTGTATGACCTGGATGTTGAAGCCCGCCAGCATGCGCAGCAACTCGGCCTCAACATGGTACGGGTTGCCACCGTCGGCACCCACCCCATGTTTATCTCCATGATTCGCGAGCTGATTGAGGAACGTCTGACACCGACCGCGGAGCGCCGGGCACTGGGTCGTTATGGTCCCAGTCACGACGTATGTCCACCAGATTGTTGTCCCGCGGGGGAGACCATGCGGCCTCGGACCGAAATGCCACAGTGAAGGCTGTCTTGAGTATCGATTCAGCATGCATCGCGGTTGCGTGACGGATAGCACTACGCGACGAAGATGATGCCCAATCTCTAAGTTGAAGATTGTGTTGGATTCAGCACTTTCGCATGATCATTTCGCAGATTTGCACGTCCAGGAGCGTCAACCATGTCCCTCTATCCACCGCCGCGCCTAGTGTTCTGGGAGACAACTGCCGGGTGCAACTTGCGCTGCATTCATTGCCGCCGCATCACCGTCGCCGATCAGCTCACCCCGGAAGATCTGACAACAGAGGAATCCTTCCGTCTGATCGATCAAATTGCTACGGTCGGTAAGCCTATTTTGGTGCTCTCCGGTGGGGAGCCGCTCTTCCGCCAGGACATCTTTGCTATCGCCCGCTATGCCACCGACGCTGGCCTTACTGTTGCCCTGGCTACAAACGGAACTCTGATCAACGATGGTATCGCTGCGAAGATCAAAGACAGCGGCGTCAAGCGGGTCAGCATCTCGTTCGATGGTCAGGACCCAGCAACGCATGATGCCTTCCGTGGTCTGCCTGGCTCGTTCGATGCCGCCATCCGTGGAACGCGGGCCCTGCGCGCGATCGGCGTGCCCGTCCAGATCAACACCACAGTGGCGCGCCACAACGAAGACCAGCTTGAGGGAATGCTGCAACTCGCCAAAGATCTGGATGCCGCTGCGCTTCATCTTTTCCTGCTGGTTCCGGTTGGCTGTGGTGTGGAAATCGCGGAAGACCAGATGATTAGCGCCCGCGAATACGAACGAGTGCTCAACTGGCTGTATGACACCGAACAAGCCGAGCCGAATCTCCAGCTCAAAGCCACCTGCGCCCCCCACTATTTCCGCGTGATGCGCCAGCGCCGCGCCGAAGAAAACCGCCTAGGCCTCTATCGAGAACTGCCCGCCAGCCATATCCGGCAGGTCTATGGCGGACATCCGGGTGGGCATCCTGTAGCAGGCCAGGATCAGTTGCACGCGGCCACCAAAGGTTGCCTAGCCGGGACCGGCGTTTGCTTTGTTTCCCACCGGGGCGAGGTCTTTCCCTGCGGCTATCTGCCGGTGGAAGCAGGTAATGTGCGTCGGGAGGAATTTGGCATCATCTGGCAGAGCAGTGCGCTCTTTCAGGAAATGCGCGATCCTGACCTGCTGGAAGGGAAATGCGGCATCTGCCAGTTCAAGACGCTGTGCAGCGGTTGCCGTGCGCGCGCCTTTGGCGTCACCGGTAACTACCTGGCGGAAGAGCCGTTCTGCGCGTATGAGCCACAGACCCGCCAGATCGTGCTGTAGACCAATCGCTGTCTTTGCGGGCACAGCCATTCGAGCCTTGCTCTGCCCGTCGTTCTTTGCCACTGGAGGGATTCATGACCGCACGACGTCGCCTTGCCTGTTTCACTGCGCTCCTCGTCATTGTTCTGGCGGCTATAGCACCGACGGTTCGCGCTCAGGAAGGACCGCGTGAACTGACGATGGTGCTCACCCGTGACCCGGTGACCTTTGATCCGCACGGGCCGCTTGACCCTAGCGGGCCCGTTATCCTGTCGTATGTATACGACACGCTGCTCTACCAGAACCAACAGGAAGAAATCGTGCCGCTGCTGGCTCGCGAATGGCAGGTCAGTGACGACGGGCATGTCATCACCTTCACCCTGCGGGATGATGTCGTCTTCAGTAACGGCGCGCCAGTAAATGCGGATGCGGTGATCTTCACCTTCGAGCGCCTGCAGCAGTCCAGCGCCCGCTCCCTGATCTCCACTGAGATCGCCAATATCGCTTCATTCGAGAAGGTCGATGATCTGACAGTCCGCTTCATTCTGACTGAACCCTCCGTCACGCTCTTGAGCGCGCTGACGTACGCCTATGCGGCGATTCTGGAGCCCGGCGCTGTGGAAGCAGCCGGAGACAACTACGGCACACAGCCGGTAGGGTCTGGGCCGTTCATATTAAGCGAATGGGTTCAGGGAACCGGCCTGACGCTGGTCCAGAATCCGTTGTACAACGGCCACCGACCCATTGAC
This sequence is a window from Anaerolineae bacterium. Protein-coding genes within it:
- a CDS encoding radical SAM protein, encoding MSLYPPPRLVFWETTAGCNLRCIHCRRITVADQLTPEDLTTEESFRLIDQIATVGKPILVLSGGEPLFRQDIFAIARYATDAGLTVALATNGTLINDGIAAKIKDSGVKRVSISFDGQDPATHDAFRGLPGSFDAAIRGTRALRAIGVPVQINTTVARHNEDQLEGMLQLAKDLDAAALHLFLLVPVGCGVEIAEDQMISAREYERVLNWLYDTEQAEPNLQLKATCAPHYFRVMRQRRAEENRLGLYRELPASHIRQVYGGHPGGHPVAGQDQLHAATKGCLAGTGVCFVSHRGEVFPCGYLPVEAGNVRREEFGIIWQSSALFQEMRDPDLLEGKCGICQFKTLCSGCRARAFGVTGNYLAEEPFCAYEPQTRQIVL
- a CDS encoding ferrochelatase, encoding MTDSHRDAPYDAVLIVAFGGPEGMEDVMPFLENVLAGRNVPHSRMLQVAEHYRLFNGISPLNSQMRALKATLQAELNTHGPHLPVYWGNRNWHPFLVETLRQMAQDGVRRALALFTSAYSSYSSCRQYREDIARAQAEVGPTAPQVDKLRVYYNHPGFIAPNIANLRDALEQIPLDRRKATRLVFTGHSLPIAMARYSAYEHQLREACRLVAGGVDIGEWDLVFQSRSGSPQTPWLGPDILDHMSVLRDQGAGDVIVHPIGFISDHMEVLYDLDVEARQHAQQLGLNMVRVATVGTHPMFISMIRELIEERLTPTAERRALGRYGPSHDVCPPDCCPAGETMRPRTEMPQ
- the hemG gene encoding protoporphyrinogen oxidase; protein product: MSNPHPHTVIIGGGISGLSTAWYLEQGLRAAGSDLHYTLLEAGNRWGGKILTETVDGFGSQPFIVEGGPDSFITQKPWALALARELGIGDRVLGTNDSQRKTYVLNHGRPTPLPDGVLLIVPTRFMPFVRSSLISPLGKLRMGMDLFIPRRKDDSDETLADFIRRRLGQEALDKIAEPLLSGIYNAEAERQSLLATFPRFRALETQHGSLIKGMLAARRQASSKGSAPKLPLFTTFVGGTSELVDTLVARLNGDLRVNAPVTGIKAASGGRFLVELSTGPALEADVVVLAIPAYISAALVRNFAPEAASLLDSIRYVSTGTISLAYRTADIPNVLKGFGLVIPHSEKRPINAITISSTKFKQRAPEGYTLLRVFFGGSRSPESMAFDDSTLQQVVRSELRALLGIQAAPLFERIYRWHNGNPQYDINHLNLLESIETALPAGLYLTGSPYRGVGIPDCVHQAQQTAEQVVNFLVEHPASH
- a CDS encoding Rieske 2Fe-2S domain-containing protein; protein product: MSSSLHRPIPNRPQSSATTQKRGSSLIKRQYVRFAFYKTDPLWRRLSPEKQAEQKQELLKTIRSFGRRMLLRPYSLMGTRADAELLLWQIAESIEPFQALATAIMSTRMGGYLHLTHSYLSQTKRSIYEIRDNPDEDAERLVIQPSEAKYLFVYPFVKTRPWYRLTLPARQDMMDEHIQVGRKYPAVKLNTTYSFGLDDQEFVVAFETDEPSDFLDLVQDLRETEASLYTLRDTPLFTCVRVALDEALDALGGPPIAVAQEPDRPHSESEIEVCLLEDLPPGERKLVYLDGQQIAVFNVNGTLYAITNRCTHARGPLSEGTVETNDEGCSVICPWHYARFDLASGQVIDGVASMGVATYRVEVREGVIWVGTAVRNSASKRDQP